A portion of the Paenibacillus sp. PvR098 genome contains these proteins:
- a CDS encoding NaeI family type II restriction endonuclease, with protein MKLQQMNLFSDDTDYELSRVITFFKSIPNFEGKLGRILRRSIDEVVNGRYTGRFSIDQLDKTEKTYIGTRFQHMLQHELELPYGEVMDALIDGIEVDVKFTIGKNWTIPLEADGHICLLISADDNKSVFQAGCLRISSEVLNTGKNRDSKRSINAEGRDLITWLVSNGTLPSNSLLKLDPEVIKRVYSKKSGQERINELFRSCPGIIFNGAAIESVAMQKDSSKRVRDARNIWLKPEGISIYSGKYDNDKLEQKGLKPLEKDEFISFYDLEKE; from the coding sequence ATGAAATTGCAACAAATGAATCTCTTTTCAGACGATACAGATTATGAATTATCTAGAGTTATTACTTTTTTTAAGAGTATCCCGAATTTTGAAGGGAAGCTGGGACGAATACTCAGGAGGTCGATTGATGAAGTAGTAAACGGTAGATATACGGGGAGATTTAGCATTGACCAATTGGATAAAACTGAGAAAACTTATATTGGAACTCGTTTCCAACATATGCTTCAGCATGAACTTGAATTGCCATATGGTGAGGTTATGGATGCATTAATCGATGGAATTGAAGTAGATGTCAAGTTTACAATTGGAAAAAATTGGACAATCCCCTTAGAGGCGGATGGTCACATTTGCCTACTTATTTCTGCAGATGATAACAAATCGGTTTTTCAAGCGGGATGTTTACGAATTTCGTCAGAAGTACTAAATACAGGTAAAAATAGGGACAGTAAAAGGTCGATTAACGCGGAAGGAAGGGATTTAATCACGTGGCTAGTATCTAATGGAACATTACCTAGTAATTCATTACTAAAATTGGATCCTGAAGTAATTAAAAGAGTATACTCGAAAAAATCTGGTCAAGAAAGAATTAACGAACTGTTTCGTTCTTGTCCAGGAATTATCTTCAACGGTGCCGCAATAGAATCTGTTGCAATGCAAAAGGACTCTTCCAAACGGGTTCGCGATGCGCGCAATATTTGGTTAAAGCCCGAGGGAATAAGCATCTATTCAGGCAAATATGACAATGACAAATTAGAACAAAAAGGGCTTAAACCATTAGAAAAAGATGAGTTCATATCATTTTATGATCTTGAAAAAGAATAA
- a CDS encoding DNA cytosine methyltransferase — protein sequence MSRRTYKTIDLFSGAGGLSLGFNNTGRYKSVFAVEFDQAAARTYAKNFNHQIIEDDLLQSEMLDIARPGCVFNDDIRKLGTVSLKADIIIGGPPCQGFSPLGKISPRDEHLRMNQLWQEYMRVVAQVKPLAFVIENVPELLRSREAIAIKTLAERMGYTVNYRELKAVEYGVPQRRVRAFIIGLLGPHFPTFPLPLTVRRNVRDAISDLPLYPDTTTLESPQPEEVGQSQNLHFGRNPTEISLRRYRLIPPGGNRFDLMRKAPEITPRCWLEKPSGSTDVFGRLRWEEPAYTIRTEFFKPEKGCYLHPEAHRPLTHREAARLQTFNDEFIFVGSKAEIARQIGNAVPPMLAQAVANNLARQLDRIPSVELKKDRNRMTTAAFNTLLQQVVDEVFSESVVETEIKESSEIYSLAH from the coding sequence TGCCGCTCGAACCTACGCCAAAAATTTTAATCACCAAATAATTGAAGATGACTTGTTGCAAAGTGAAATGCTTGATATAGCCAGACCGGGATGTGTATTCAATGATGATATCAGGAAACTGGGTACAGTTAGTCTTAAAGCGGATATTATTATAGGCGGTCCTCCATGCCAGGGATTTTCCCCTTTAGGTAAGATCTCTCCAAGAGACGAGCACTTACGAATGAACCAATTGTGGCAAGAGTACATGCGGGTCGTAGCCCAAGTGAAACCTCTCGCTTTTGTAATAGAAAATGTACCGGAGCTGCTAAGATCAAGAGAAGCGATTGCAATAAAAACCCTTGCCGAGCGGATGGGATACACGGTGAATTATCGAGAGCTTAAAGCCGTCGAGTATGGTGTTCCCCAACGAAGAGTGAGAGCTTTTATTATTGGTTTGTTGGGTCCACATTTTCCAACATTCCCCTTGCCGCTTACAGTTCGCAGGAATGTAAGGGATGCTATTTCAGATTTGCCGTTATATCCCGATACAACTACATTAGAATCTCCTCAACCGGAAGAAGTCGGCCAATCCCAGAACCTGCACTTCGGAAGAAACCCTACAGAGATTTCTCTCAGGCGTTATCGGTTAATTCCGCCGGGTGGAAATCGATTTGATTTAATGCGGAAAGCTCCGGAGATCACACCGCGCTGTTGGTTGGAAAAACCCTCAGGAAGTACGGACGTTTTTGGAAGATTACGCTGGGAGGAACCGGCCTATACTATTAGAACTGAGTTTTTCAAACCTGAGAAAGGTTGTTATTTGCATCCTGAAGCCCATCGCCCGCTTACCCATCGCGAAGCTGCGCGGCTACAGACTTTTAATGATGAATTTATATTCGTCGGATCAAAGGCGGAGATTGCTAGACAAATAGGTAATGCGGTCCCCCCCATGTTGGCGCAAGCCGTAGCGAATAATTTAGCTAGACAGTTGGATCGCATACCATCCGTAGAGTTAAAAAAAGATAGAAACCGGATGACTACCGCCGCATTCAACACATTGTTGCAACAAGTAGTAGACGAAGTCTTCTCTGAGTCCGTTGTTGAGACTGAAATCAAAGAGTCTTCGGAGATATATAGTCTAGCTCATTAA